In Haematobia irritans isolate KBUSLIRL chromosome 1, ASM5000362v1, whole genome shotgun sequence, a genomic segment contains:
- the LOC142227816 gene encoding E3 SUMO-protein ligase ZBED1-like encodes MSTNRKYSNIWVHFKEYGQLRAKCNYRKMSLSIAGGSNGNLSRHMKSKHPLVTLVTEREPTSHDLPSSSSQNQIQRSIPSVPQRSHQPTMTHFIHRPPPIRKVEQIDNLVLEMVAKEHHALRIIDEPSFQKLITAASHCRGYNLPLRKTLTNTILPKEYNRIMNEINAAIRSAPAVCLTTDGWTSKTNTSYVAVTAHFIDGNSPLKTYLLACEEFGENHTAENLCNFLKKVMEEFDISNKVTAVVSDNAFNIIAAVRLGQWRSI; translated from the coding sequence atgtctaCTAATAGAAAATACAGCAACATATGGGTTCATTTCAAGGAATATGGTCAATTGAGAGCAAAATGCAATTATCGCAAAATGTCTCTCAGCATTGCAGGAGGATCAAATGGAAATTTATCAAGACACATGAAGTCAAAGCATCCACTTGTGACATTGGTCACTGAACGGGAACCAACATCACATGATTTGCCTTCATCAAGCTCTCAAAACCAAATACAAAGGTCTATTCCCAGTGTTCCACAAAGAAGTCATCAGCCAACTATGACACATTTCATCCATAGACCACCACCAATTCGGAAAGTTGAACAAATTGACAACCTTGTTTTGGAAATGGTGGCGAAAGAACACCATGCATTGAGAATAATTGATGAACCATCGTTTCAAAAGTTGATAACAGCTGCTTCCCATTGCCGAGGCTATAATTTACCATTAAGAAAGACGTTAACAaacacaattttgccaaaagaatATAACAGAATTATGAATGAAATTAATGCAGCAATACGATCAGCTCCAGCAGTCTGTCTTACAACCGATGGATGGACATCGAAAACAAATACGAGCTATGTCGCAGTAACTGCTCACTTCATTGATGGAAATTCTCCACTAAAAACATATTTATTGGCATGTGAAGAGTTCGGAGAAAATCATACTGCAGAAAATCtatgcaattttttaaaaaaggtaatggaagaatttgatatatCCAACAAAGTAACCGCCGTCGTGAGTGACAATGCTTTTAATATAATAGCTGCAGTGCGTCTAGGGCAGTGGCGAAGCATATGA